Proteins encoded in a region of the Planococcus shixiaomingii genome:
- a CDS encoding ABC transporter ATP-binding protein, translated as MTQKQPQRSGSGHGPGGMMMVPGEKPKNFKKTLRRLLVYLKPRRNKLLAVFAAAILSTIFMIVGPKIMGLAITELFEGAYGKFTNTPGATIDFDRIGEILLLLAGLYIVSSVFSYIQQYIMSTVAQDTVYDLREDVNKKLEKLPLKYYDCRPNGETLSRMTNDIDTIGSTLQQSLTQFITSIVTIIGIIIMMLSISPLLTAIALVSLPLSIFVIGPVLKRSQKHFAKQQKSLGELNGHIEEMYTGHQVVKVFGHEKKSGEQFDAVNEELYQAGSKAQFISGIIMPMMMFIGNISYVLISVVGGILVTQRAISIGDVQAFITYSKQFTQPITQTANIANIVQSTVAAAERVFELLDEGEEVKEQTAVTLERAEGAVEFEDVDFGYGEELLIEDMNIHVMPGQTVAIVGPTGAGKTTLINLLMRFYELNGGTIKIDGLDTREMSRDDLRKSFGMVLQDTWLFNGTIKDNIAYGKSGASDEEIFSAARTAHADNFIRTLPDGYDTILNEEASNISQGQKQLLTIARAVLADPPIMILDEATSSVDTRTEVFIQKAMNRLMQGRTSFVIAHRLSTIKDADLILVMDQGKVIEQGTHAELLEKKGFYEELYNSQFAEKVAG; from the coding sequence ATGACCCAAAAACAACCTCAACGCAGCGGATCTGGGCACGGACCCGGCGGCATGATGATGGTGCCGGGCGAAAAGCCGAAAAACTTCAAGAAAACCTTGCGGCGCCTGCTCGTTTATCTGAAACCGCGGCGCAACAAGCTGTTGGCGGTATTCGCGGCAGCCATACTTAGCACGATCTTTATGATCGTCGGCCCAAAAATTATGGGGCTTGCCATCACAGAACTGTTTGAAGGAGCATACGGGAAATTTACCAACACTCCCGGCGCAACAATCGATTTTGACCGTATCGGCGAGATTTTATTGCTGCTGGCTGGGTTGTACATCGTCAGCAGCGTGTTCAGCTATATCCAGCAATACATCATGTCGACTGTCGCGCAAGACACGGTCTATGATTTGCGTGAAGATGTCAATAAAAAGCTCGAGAAACTGCCGCTCAAGTATTATGACTGCCGGCCGAACGGCGAAACACTGAGCCGCATGACCAATGACATCGATACAATTGGCAGCACGCTGCAGCAAAGTTTGACGCAGTTTATCACGTCGATTGTCACCATTATCGGGATTATTATCATGATGCTATCGATTTCGCCATTGTTGACGGCGATTGCGCTTGTTTCATTGCCGCTGTCGATTTTTGTTATCGGTCCGGTATTGAAACGGTCGCAAAAGCATTTCGCCAAGCAGCAAAAGTCGCTCGGTGAGCTGAACGGCCATATTGAAGAAATGTACACCGGGCACCAAGTCGTCAAAGTGTTCGGCCACGAGAAAAAATCGGGAGAGCAGTTTGACGCCGTCAACGAAGAACTGTACCAAGCTGGAAGCAAAGCGCAGTTCATCTCTGGGATCATCATGCCGATGATGATGTTCATCGGCAACATCAGCTACGTGTTGATTTCGGTTGTCGGCGGGATATTGGTGACGCAGCGCGCCATTTCAATCGGTGACGTCCAGGCGTTCATCACTTATTCCAAACAGTTCACGCAGCCGATTACGCAAACCGCCAACATCGCAAATATCGTCCAATCGACAGTCGCCGCAGCGGAGCGTGTTTTCGAACTGCTCGATGAAGGGGAAGAAGTTAAAGAGCAAACCGCTGTTACGCTTGAGCGTGCGGAAGGGGCTGTGGAATTTGAAGACGTCGATTTCGGCTATGGCGAAGAACTGTTGATTGAGGACATGAACATCCACGTCATGCCTGGCCAAACCGTCGCCATCGTCGGACCGACCGGCGCCGGCAAAACGACGCTCATTAATTTGCTGATGCGTTTCTACGAATTGAACGGGGGCACCATCAAAATCGACGGGCTCGACACGCGTGAAATGTCGCGTGACGATCTGCGAAAAAGCTTCGGCATGGTGCTGCAAGATACGTGGCTCTTTAACGGCACCATCAAAGACAACATCGCCTACGGCAAAAGCGGCGCCAGCGACGAGGAAATCTTCTCCGCCGCCCGCACCGCGCATGCCGATAACTTTATCCGCACCTTGCCGGATGGCTATGACACCATACTGAATGAAGAAGCGTCGAACATCTCGCAAGGCCAGAAGCAATTGTTGACCATCGCGCGCGCCGTCCTTGCCGACCCGCCGATCATGATTTTGGACGAAGCCACTTCAAGCGTTGATACACGCACCGAAGTCTTCATCCAGAAAGCCATGAACCGCTTGATGCAAGGCCGCACCAGCTTTGTCATCGCGCACCGGTTATCGACCATCAAAGACGCCGACTTGATCCTGGTCATGGACCAGGGCAAAGTCATCGAGCAAGGCACACACGCTGAGCTGCTCGAGAAAAAAGGCTTTTACGAAGAATTGTATAATAGCCAGTTCGCTGAAAAAGTGGCTGGGTGA
- a CDS encoding monooxygenase yields the protein MAYAMHVDFKMAGPFGDEMAEAFADLAKSINEEEGFLWKIWTENPETNEAGGIYLFETKETAEKYIEMHSKRLAGFGINEVNAKIFAINSPLTAINKGPVT from the coding sequence GTGGCTTATGCAATGCACGTGGACTTTAAAATGGCTGGTCCCTTCGGAGATGAAATGGCAGAAGCGTTTGCGGATTTAGCGAAAAGCATCAATGAAGAAGAGGGCTTCCTGTGGAAAATCTGGACAGAAAATCCTGAAACAAATGAAGCCGGTGGAATATATCTGTTTGAAACGAAAGAAACAGCTGAAAAGTATATCGAGATGCATTCGAAAAGATTAGCCGGTTTTGGCATAAACGAGGTCAACGCAAAAATCTTTGCCATCAATTCTCCACTTACAGCAATCAACAAAGGACCGGTAACATGA
- a CDS encoding DsbA family protein, producing the protein MKNNNMICDLETGVCGPAGEAEMEIIDFNQPEKLVTLYYVTDPICSHCWAIEPVLRRFVEQYGDHFNFQTVMGGLLEKWHDGPIDPANGIYKPADVAGHWREVGEHSRMPIDGSLMIDNPVQSSYPASRVFKVLEKKHGAATANEYLRRAREALFAFNQNISDSAVNIEIVNQLGLDGKAVVDEAEQTIGQQLLNEDFALSRKLGARGFPTIIMINEENKGVKIVGGRPIESYVDGLKQVLDVEELKPKQLPSLSSLLEKEKLLFSKEIEVLYDVAPANITSFIEKELSPTRYEAKEVLGETYLTATN; encoded by the coding sequence ATGAAGAACAACAATATGATTTGTGATTTAGAAACAGGTGTATGCGGACCAGCTGGAGAGGCTGAAATGGAGATTATCGATTTTAATCAACCCGAAAAATTGGTGACTCTTTATTATGTGACCGATCCTATTTGTTCTCATTGCTGGGCAATTGAGCCGGTTCTTCGCCGTTTTGTAGAGCAGTATGGAGATCATTTTAACTTTCAAACGGTTATGGGCGGGCTGCTGGAAAAATGGCACGACGGACCGATCGATCCTGCAAACGGAATTTACAAACCAGCCGACGTTGCAGGGCACTGGAGAGAAGTTGGGGAACATTCAAGAATGCCAATTGACGGGTCTTTAATGATCGACAACCCGGTCCAGTCATCTTACCCGGCTTCTCGCGTATTTAAAGTGCTTGAAAAAAAACATGGTGCGGCAACAGCCAATGAATACTTGCGCCGCGCAAGAGAAGCGCTTTTCGCATTCAATCAAAACATTTCCGATTCAGCCGTTAATATAGAAATCGTCAATCAACTCGGCCTTGATGGAAAAGCCGTGGTCGATGAAGCTGAACAAACCATTGGCCAGCAGTTGCTGAATGAAGATTTTGCGCTGTCCAGGAAACTAGGCGCCAGAGGTTTCCCGACCATCATCATGATCAACGAAGAAAACAAAGGCGTAAAAATTGTGGGTGGCCGTCCGATTGAATCGTATGTTGACGGATTAAAACAAGTTCTAGATGTGGAAGAACTGAAGCCAAAACAACTGCCTTCCCTTTCTAGCTTGCTTGAAAAAGAAAAACTTCTTTTTTCCAAAGAAATCGAAGTATTGTACGATGTTGCCCCAGCAAACATTACTTCTTTTATTGAAAAAGAACTTTCACCAACTCGCTATGAAGCGAAGGAAGTTTTAGGGGAAACCTATCTTACAGCTACAAACTAA
- a CDS encoding TetR family transcriptional regulator, translating to MTQPKTDPRVLRTRKLIMDSFIELSGVKEFKDITVKDITAEAMINRATFYYHFEDIYDLLEKALSEVLLVNLNYDIYQNAELNEEAVVSIFEAITDFQKSLSNRCHRGYEDTIARIIREQLEILFYKMLLKQHEAEENEALKVTAVIWSWGIYGASVEWRKSSKEMPPKEFIKLAIPSMMYGINSIMQKNVK from the coding sequence ATGACTCAACCGAAAACAGATCCGCGAGTTCTGCGCACGCGCAAATTGATCATGGATTCTTTCATTGAACTTTCAGGGGTAAAGGAATTTAAGGATATTACCGTAAAAGACATAACGGCAGAAGCCATGATTAACCGCGCAACTTTTTATTATCATTTTGAAGATATATATGACTTGTTAGAAAAGGCTTTATCAGAAGTCTTGCTAGTGAATTTGAATTACGACATCTATCAGAATGCCGAGCTAAACGAAGAAGCAGTCGTGAGCATCTTTGAAGCGATAACTGATTTTCAAAAGTCTCTATCCAACCGCTGTCATAGAGGCTACGAAGATACCATTGCCCGTATTATCCGGGAACAGCTCGAAATCCTTTTTTACAAGATGTTGTTAAAACAACACGAAGCTGAAGAAAATGAAGCGCTAAAAGTGACCGCGGTGATATGGAGTTGGGGAATTTACGGAGCTTCGGTAGAATGGCGGAAAAGCAGCAAAGAGATGCCGCCGAAAGAATTTATCAAATTAGCCATTCCTTCCATGATGTATGGAATAAATTCTATCATGCAGAAAAATGTGAAATGA
- a CDS encoding DUF817 domain-containing protein → MKNFVMFGYLQALSCIFPVIIFAALAVSKLVEIPGLPRYDFILLVCIAAQVFMLASRLETFDEFKVICMFHVIGLGLELFKVHMGSWAYPEDAYSKLFGVPLYSGFMYASVASYICQAWRRLDLKIYGWPKPLFAVGISMLIYANFFTHHFSYDIRWVLKALLFVIFFKTFVTFRVLDSVYKMPVILSFLLVGFFIWIAENIVTFFGAWQYPNQQAAWSLVHIGKISSWFLLVIISIIIVAQLKRVKSGLAQNEESAVARFPGVRGKVVS, encoded by the coding sequence ATGAAAAACTTTGTTATGTTCGGTTATTTGCAGGCATTGTCCTGCATTTTTCCTGTCATCATTTTTGCGGCGCTGGCTGTTTCCAAATTGGTCGAGATTCCCGGTTTGCCGAGATATGATTTCATCTTGCTTGTCTGTATAGCCGCTCAAGTGTTCATGCTGGCATCTCGCCTTGAGACATTCGATGAATTTAAAGTGATTTGTATGTTCCACGTCATTGGTTTAGGCTTGGAACTCTTTAAAGTGCATATGGGTTCATGGGCTTATCCGGAAGACGCCTACAGCAAACTATTCGGCGTCCCTTTGTATAGCGGTTTTATGTACGCGAGTGTCGCGAGCTATATTTGCCAGGCTTGGCGCAGGCTCGATTTGAAGATTTACGGCTGGCCAAAACCGCTATTTGCCGTCGGCATCAGCATGCTCATCTACGCGAACTTTTTCACGCACCATTTTTCGTACGATATTCGTTGGGTGCTGAAAGCGTTGTTGTTCGTGATTTTCTTCAAAACCTTTGTCACTTTCCGGGTGCTGGACAGCGTCTATAAAATGCCAGTGATTTTGTCATTCTTGCTCGTAGGGTTCTTCATTTGGATTGCGGAAAACATCGTCACATTTTTTGGCGCCTGGCAGTATCCGAATCAGCAAGCGGCTTGGTCGCTTGTACATATCGGGAAGATTTCTTCGTGGTTTTTGCTGGTGATTATCAGCATTATCATCGTTGCACAATTGAAGCGCGTGAAAAGCGGACTGGCGCAGAATGAAGAAAGTGCGGTGGCGCGGTTTCCCGGAGTACGCGGGAAAGTAGTGTCTTGA
- a CDS encoding alpha/beta fold hydrolase, producing MPKFDANGVELYYEEAGEGKPLVLIHGLTANLRVFQEEVDYFQDNFRVITYDCRGHGLSDKPLSFTLNDHIEDVIALLDHLGIEKAHVLGVSMGSYIAQGVVLAHPDRVDKLVLVVSKSNGKTSSTMELFSRYADEIEGMDEQQQQKHLFKYMFHNLAAVEEWQEEAGLTEPDLTIVQQAAANKALEGFDFRSALPTVGSPTLVISGTHDGLNPPERGKELASLIADAVFVEFENSGHAPNVEERERFLEVVTDFLMA from the coding sequence ATGCCGAAGTTTGATGCAAATGGAGTGGAATTGTATTACGAAGAAGCCGGGGAAGGAAAGCCGCTGGTCTTGATCCATGGACTGACCGCGAACTTGCGGGTCTTCCAAGAAGAAGTGGATTATTTCCAGGATAATTTCCGTGTCATTACGTATGACTGCCGAGGACATGGCCTTTCGGATAAGCCGTTAAGTTTCACGCTGAATGACCATATTGAAGACGTCATTGCGCTGCTTGACCATCTTGGAATCGAAAAAGCGCATGTGCTTGGAGTCTCGATGGGCAGTTATATCGCGCAAGGTGTCGTACTTGCGCATCCAGACCGCGTCGACAAACTGGTACTCGTCGTCTCCAAATCGAACGGCAAAACCTCATCGACGATGGAGCTATTTAGCCGCTATGCCGATGAGATTGAAGGTATGGACGAACAACAGCAGCAAAAGCATTTATTCAAATACATGTTCCACAATTTGGCTGCAGTGGAAGAATGGCAGGAAGAAGCCGGCCTCACCGAACCTGATTTGACGATTGTGCAGCAGGCTGCCGCCAATAAAGCGCTCGAGGGCTTTGATTTCCGTTCGGCTTTGCCGACTGTAGGGTCCCCGACGCTGGTGATCAGCGGTACGCACGACGGTTTAAACCCGCCGGAACGCGGCAAGGAGCTCGCTTCGCTAATCGCTGATGCGGTTTTTGTGGAATTCGAAAACTCAGGGCATGCGCCGAACGTCGAAGAACGCGAACGCTTTTTGGAAGTGGTGACGGACTTTCTGATGGCCTAA
- a CDS encoding CPBP family intramembrane glutamic endopeptidase, with the protein MFEEMPARHLFGFLALATGITIITLFEMSASDQTIEVVFQSVLYIFVPVLYFKFYFWKQGTSVKNVVFFRGLFRWLPVVTGLVALSFMFSAGMLWFQMYILLPVAPWLVDFSNGPIPLPNSTFHAIFTLSIIMLIGPIAEEFIFRGVLLKRVIAKTTMWSGVIISSLIFAMLHVDIIGAFLFGVLASLLFLRTGNLLVPILFHAVNNSLASYMMFVPGARPDWLYILNSSEVYAEAAAYTIMLIGSALLLMLAIWRLSFGLEKKLRDEQLTKLMDSYSESEKNELRDSL; encoded by the coding sequence ATGTTTGAAGAAATGCCCGCTCGTCATTTGTTTGGATTTTTAGCATTGGCTACCGGGATAACCATCATCACGTTATTCGAAATGTCCGCAAGTGACCAAACCATTGAAGTTGTTTTCCAGTCGGTCCTCTACATCTTCGTACCCGTGCTGTATTTCAAATTTTATTTCTGGAAGCAAGGAACTTCCGTCAAGAACGTCGTGTTTTTCCGCGGCCTCTTCCGCTGGCTTCCAGTCGTCACCGGCTTAGTGGCTTTATCGTTCATGTTTTCGGCAGGCATGCTGTGGTTTCAAATGTACATTCTGCTGCCTGTCGCTCCTTGGCTCGTCGACTTTTCCAATGGACCGATTCCGCTGCCGAACAGTACATTCCATGCAATTTTCACGCTTTCGATTATTATGTTGATCGGGCCGATTGCCGAAGAGTTCATTTTTCGCGGGGTCTTGTTAAAGCGGGTCATCGCCAAAACGACGATGTGGAGCGGCGTAATCATTTCGAGTCTTATTTTCGCAATGCTGCATGTTGATATCATCGGCGCGTTTTTGTTCGGCGTCCTTGCGTCCCTGCTGTTTTTGCGGACCGGCAATCTGCTTGTACCGATTCTATTCCATGCGGTCAATAATTCACTGGCCTCTTATATGATGTTCGTGCCTGGTGCACGTCCGGACTGGCTCTACATTCTCAATAGTTCAGAAGTATATGCGGAGGCTGCGGCCTATACGATAATGCTGATTGGCAGCGCGCTTCTCCTGATGCTCGCCATCTGGCGGCTGTCGTTCGGTTTGGAGAAAAAATTGAGAGACGAGCAGCTCACGAAGCTTATGGACTCCTATAGCGAATCAGAAAAAAACGAGCTAAGAGATTCCCTCTAA
- a CDS encoding penicillin-binding transpeptidase domain-containing protein → MNKRWIGLFWVAIVLLTGCQPEEQVAPKEPEKAEAQVSPEGRLKEFISHWTAGDFAEIYAEYLTEGTKEAFGEDVYVDWQEQLKEDLDATSISIDYTKPEEEAKWTPEEPADFPIAVDIATVAGPVQFEKTLTLLFENGDWFVEWDPSFIFPQLEEGDKVKTEITKPERGEILDRNGKGIAINGTGYEIGIIPGDFEEDKKEELAKLLNTTPTAIDRQLNQSWVQPDFYVPIAKVAKGNKEKLDKIFAIPGTERREVPLREYPYGKALAHVSGFIGPITAEQLEELKEEGYTAEDLIGRQGLERSLEERLRGEEGVRIVIEKARSADETITAAEKEPKQGDIITLTIDADLQKTVYNAMDGKAGTSAAVNPDTGETLVLASSPGYNPNEFILGMSGSRYSKLQNDPLNPLFTRFAASYAPGSAIKPVIAAIALEAGTLDPDKGMDIKGKTWQKKGWTNYRVARLHDDAPNPVDLNTALVYSDNIYFARQALEMGRETLIEGLESFGFGEELPFEGLNVTTSQISNDGLITSEGQLADTSFGQGQMLTNILHLATMYEPFLNGGMMYKPVLFEEDQKAQVWKEELVSADNAETIRTSMRNAVTDGFAKSADLKDIPLAGKTGTAEIKARTTDKGKNHGYFVAYNEDAPDFILAMMIEDIGNDSSDKVAKMAAEVFKERDK, encoded by the coding sequence ATGAATAAAAGATGGATCGGTCTGTTTTGGGTTGCAATCGTTCTTTTAACGGGTTGCCAGCCGGAAGAACAAGTAGCTCCGAAAGAGCCAGAAAAAGCGGAAGCGCAAGTTTCCCCTGAAGGCCGGCTTAAAGAATTCATCAGCCACTGGACGGCTGGGGATTTCGCCGAAATTTACGCCGAGTATTTAACGGAAGGCACAAAAGAGGCGTTTGGTGAAGACGTGTATGTTGACTGGCAAGAACAATTGAAAGAGGATTTGGATGCTACAAGCATCTCCATTGATTATACGAAACCGGAAGAAGAGGCCAAGTGGACTCCGGAAGAACCGGCCGATTTTCCAATTGCTGTGGATATAGCTACGGTAGCGGGGCCGGTGCAGTTTGAAAAGACGTTAACGCTGCTTTTTGAAAACGGTGACTGGTTTGTCGAATGGGACCCGTCGTTCATTTTCCCGCAGCTTGAAGAAGGGGATAAGGTCAAAACGGAAATTACCAAGCCGGAACGCGGCGAAATTTTGGACCGCAACGGCAAAGGAATCGCCATTAACGGCACCGGCTATGAAATTGGCATCATCCCAGGCGATTTCGAAGAGGACAAAAAAGAAGAACTTGCGAAGCTGCTAAATACGACGCCAACCGCAATTGACCGCCAGCTGAACCAAAGTTGGGTGCAGCCGGACTTTTACGTGCCGATCGCTAAAGTGGCGAAGGGGAATAAGGAAAAACTCGATAAGATCTTTGCCATTCCGGGCACCGAGCGCCGGGAAGTGCCTCTGCGTGAATATCCGTATGGCAAAGCGCTGGCTCATGTGTCAGGCTTTATCGGGCCGATCACCGCGGAGCAATTGGAGGAGTTGAAAGAAGAAGGCTATACGGCAGAAGATTTGATCGGCCGCCAAGGCTTGGAGCGTTCGCTTGAAGAACGGCTGCGCGGTGAAGAAGGCGTGCGCATCGTCATTGAAAAAGCGCGAAGCGCAGATGAAACCATCACAGCGGCTGAAAAAGAGCCGAAACAAGGCGACATCATCACGTTGACGATCGACGCCGATTTGCAAAAAACGGTGTACAACGCCATGGATGGCAAAGCGGGAACGAGTGCAGCCGTCAACCCCGACACCGGTGAAACCTTAGTGCTCGCCAGTTCACCGGGCTACAATCCGAACGAATTCATCTTGGGCATGAGCGGCAGCCGCTACAGCAAATTGCAGAACGATCCGCTCAATCCGCTGTTCACCCGTTTTGCGGCTTCGTATGCACCCGGCTCGGCAATCAAACCGGTAATCGCGGCGATCGCTTTGGAAGCGGGCACACTCGACCCGGACAAAGGCATGGATATAAAAGGCAAGACGTGGCAGAAAAAAGGCTGGACCAATTACCGGGTAGCTCGCCTGCATGACGACGCGCCGAATCCAGTCGACTTGAACACGGCGCTTGTCTATTCAGACAACATCTACTTTGCACGCCAAGCGCTGGAGATGGGACGCGAAACACTCATTGAAGGGCTGGAAAGTTTCGGTTTCGGCGAAGAGTTGCCGTTTGAAGGCTTGAACGTAACCACGTCACAAATTTCGAATGACGGCCTGATCACGTCAGAAGGCCAGCTTGCCGACACGTCATTCGGACAAGGGCAGATGCTGACGAACATTCTGCACTTGGCAACGATGTATGAACCTTTCCTGAACGGCGGGATGATGTATAAACCAGTGCTGTTTGAAGAAGACCAAAAAGCGCAAGTATGGAAAGAAGAGCTGGTGAGCGCTGACAACGCCGAAACGATACGAACCAGCATGCGAAACGCCGTCACCGACGGTTTTGCAAAGTCAGCAGACCTGAAAGACATCCCGCTTGCCGGCAAAACCGGAACCGCGGAAATAAAAGCCCGGACGACAGATAAAGGAAAAAACCACGGCTATTTTGTAGCCTATAACGAAGATGCTCCGGATTTTATCCTCGCGATGATGATAGAGGATATTGGAAATGACAGCAGCGACAAAGTGGCGAAGATGGCAGCGGAAGTCTTTAAAGAAAGAGATAAATAA
- a CDS encoding glycoside hydrolase family 13 protein: protein MEEWWKKATVYQIYPRSFMDSNGDGIGDLRGIIQKLDYLSDLGVDILWLSPIYDSPNDDNGYDIRNYHEIMAEFGTMEDFDELLEEVHNRGMKLIMDLVVNHTSDEHEWFQNKPDFYIWRDEPNNWRSIFSGSAWQYDENRARYYLHLFTKKQPDLNWENPDVREAVYGMMRWWLDKGIDGFRMDVINLISKDPLFPDADEGNGSMHYMNGPKVHEHLKEMNEKVLSRYDIVTVGETPGASVEDARIYTDPANKELNMIFTFEHMELDQEGEKWDLKPLRLIDLKENKEKWQHALHTVGWNSLYWNNHDQPRIVSRFGNDKEYHQESAKMLATCLHFMQGTPYIYQGEELGMTNVRFDSIEEYRDVETHNMYKERIELGFSHEDIMESIYAKGRDNARTPMQWSDEPNAGFTTGTPWMKVNPNYPEINAEQRSDVNSIYTYYRALIAFRKTLDIVTTGDFTLLYREDEDIFAYERKSGDDKLTVYCNFSTNYRTMPRPPGEFLIGNYEEPAGDDELELRPFEAVAFYDEVK, encoded by the coding sequence ATGGAAGAATGGTGGAAAAAAGCGACAGTATACCAAATTTATCCTCGCAGCTTCATGGATTCAAACGGTGATGGCATTGGAGATTTGAGAGGCATTATCCAGAAACTTGATTACTTGTCGGACCTAGGTGTCGACATCCTTTGGCTATCGCCAATCTACGACTCACCGAATGACGACAATGGCTATGACATCCGCAACTATCATGAAATCATGGCGGAGTTCGGCACAATGGAAGACTTTGATGAACTGCTCGAAGAAGTCCACAACCGAGGGATGAAACTGATTATGGATCTCGTGGTCAACCATACGTCGGATGAGCATGAATGGTTCCAGAACAAACCTGACTTCTATATTTGGCGCGACGAGCCGAACAACTGGCGGTCGATTTTCAGCGGTTCGGCTTGGCAATACGATGAAAACCGGGCGCGTTATTACCTGCACTTATTCACCAAAAAACAGCCCGACTTGAACTGGGAAAATCCCGATGTCCGGGAAGCAGTCTATGGCATGATGCGCTGGTGGCTGGACAAAGGCATCGACGGTTTCCGCATGGACGTCATCAACTTGATCTCGAAAGATCCACTGTTCCCGGACGCCGATGAAGGCAACGGCAGCATGCATTACATGAACGGCCCAAAGGTCCACGAACACTTGAAGGAAATGAACGAAAAAGTGCTGTCGCGCTACGATATCGTCACAGTCGGTGAAACACCTGGCGCGTCAGTGGAAGATGCGAGGATTTATACAGATCCAGCAAACAAGGAACTCAATATGATCTTCACATTTGAACATATGGAGCTGGATCAAGAAGGCGAGAAATGGGACTTGAAGCCGCTGCGCCTCATCGATTTGAAAGAAAACAAGGAAAAGTGGCAGCATGCCCTCCACACAGTCGGCTGGAACAGCCTGTACTGGAACAACCACGATCAGCCACGCATCGTTTCGCGCTTTGGCAACGATAAAGAATACCATCAGGAGTCGGCGAAGATGTTGGCGACGTGTCTGCATTTTATGCAGGGCACACCATATATTTACCAAGGGGAAGAGCTCGGCATGACCAATGTCCGGTTTGATTCCATTGAAGAATACCGGGACGTTGAGACGCACAATATGTACAAGGAACGAATCGAACTGGGCTTTTCACATGAGGACATCATGGAGTCGATCTACGCGAAGGGGCGCGACAATGCACGGACGCCGATGCAATGGTCGGATGAGCCGAATGCTGGCTTCACAACAGGCACACCGTGGATGAAAGTCAATCCGAACTATCCGGAAATCAACGCGGAGCAGCGCTCTGACGTCAATTCGATTTATACTTATTACCGCGCGTTGATCGCGTTCCGTAAAACCTTGGACATCGTGACGACTGGCGACTTTACGCTGTTGTACCGGGAAGATGAAGACATCTTCGCTTATGAAAGAAAAAGCGGCGACGATAAGCTGACCGTTTACTGCAACTTCTCCACCAACTACAGAACCATGCCGCGTCCGCCTGGTGAGTTTTTGATCGGCAATTACGAGGAGCCAGCAGGGGATGACGAACTGGAACTGCGTCCTTTTGAGGCCGTCGCTTTCTATGATGAAGTGAAGTAA